The following are from one region of the Chanos chanos chromosome 10, fChaCha1.1, whole genome shotgun sequence genome:
- the npy4r gene encoding neuropeptide Y receptor type 4, translating into MPPNPFEMPWWGLLNLSLPLLRNQSQFQLDASCWMSHGTTVALVLSYCLVMVLGLFGNVCLICIIARQRDRANVTSILIANLSVSDILVCVFCLPFTVVYTLMDHWIFGGVLCRLMPFVQCTSVTVSILSLVLIAIERHQLIINPSGWKPSVPQAYLAVLVIWVLACFTSLPFLAFHLLTSEPYSLLPNPQAQLEACLEHWPSQEQKLAYTTCLLVFQYCAPLLFVLLCYLRIFLRLRHRRHMLDRQCSRTEENRRMSHSKRINSMLAALVTAFAVCWLPLNAFNVVADWHQEALPICHHDLLFSLCHLLAMCSTCINPIIYGFLNSNFRKEVAAALLHCRCQPLEDSYEHFPLSTMNTDVSRTSLRLSYRNNSV; encoded by the coding sequence ATGCCGCCTAACCCCTTTGAGATGCCTTGGTGGGGGCTCCTGAACCTGAGCCTGCCCCTCCTTAGGAACCAGAGCCAATTTCAGCTCGATGCCTCCTGCTGGATGTCCCATGGCACAACAGTGGCGCTGGTTCTGTCATACTGCTTGGTTATGGTCTTGGGGCTGTTTGGGAATGTTTGTCTGATCTGCATCATTGCACGCCAGAGAGATCGAGCCAACGTGACCAGTATCCTTATTGccaacctctctgtctctgacatcctggtgtgtgtgttctgtctgcctTTCACCGTGGTTTACACGCTCATGGACCACTGGATCTTTGGGGGCGTTTTGTGTCGGCTCATGCCTTTTGTGCAGTGCACATCGGTGACCGTCTCCATCTTGTCGTTGGTGCTGATCGCCATCGAGCGCCATCAGCTCATCATTAACCCCTCAGGCTGGAAACCCAGCGTACCCCAAGCCTATTTGGCCGTTCTGGTCATCTGGGTTCTGGCCTGCTTCACCTCACTGCCCTTCTTAGCCTTCCACCTGCTGACCAGTGAGCCCTACAGCCTGTTACCCAACCCACAAGCCCAGCTGGAGGCCTGTCTGGAGCACTGGCCATCACAGGAGCAAAAGTTGGCCTACACAACATGTCTGCTGGTGTTCCAGTATTGTGCACCTCTCCTGTTTGTGCTCCTCTGCTATCTGCGCATCTTCCTCAGGCTGCGACATAGGAGACACATGCTGGACAGGCAGTGCAGTCGCACCGAGGAGAACCGTCGCATGAGTCACAGCAAACGTATCAACAGTATGTTGGCGGCTCTAGTCACTGCCTTTGCCGTGTGTTGGCTGCCACTGAACGCCTTCAATGTGGTGGCTGATTGGCACCAGGAGGCACTGCCCATCTGCCACCATGACCTGTTATTCTCACTGTGCCATCTGTTGGCCATGTGTTCCACCTGCATCAACCCCATCATTTATGGTTTTCTCAACAGCAACTTCCGCAAGGAGGTCGCAGCCGCTCTGCTGCACTGCCGATGCCAACCTCTGGAGGACAGCTATGAGCACTTTCCCCTCTCCACCATGAACACAGACGTGTCACGGACCTCACTTCGCCTCAGCTACAGAAACAACTCAGTATAA